A window of Paraburkholderia bryophila contains these coding sequences:
- a CDS encoding HlyD family secretion protein yields the protein MSEITTDRTTAEATQTDKRDGDDTQNPGKRKRLLTLLGVAVVISAAGYGAYWYTSARFYQSTDDAYVSGNLVQLTPQVSGTVIAVNADDTQVVKQGDPVVMLDNADAKVALSNAEATLGQTVRQVSGLYVNNDFYAATVAQREADLSRANDDLKRRQAVADTGAVSGEDIAHARETVNAAQAALDAARQQAEANHALTDRTTIEQHPNVQAAASKVRDAYLNYARNTLPAPVTGYVARRSVQVGQRVGPGTPLMAIVPLNGVWVDANFKEVQLKHMRIGQPVELTADAYGSKVKYHGRVVGFSAGTGAAFAVLPAQNATGNWIKVVQRLPARIQLDQGELNAHPLRIGLSMDVEVDTHDETGTQLAAAVNTSYRTDVFAQYGAQADAEIASIIAQNMPVNRTVAATTAAGGKTKRSAG from the coding sequence ATGAGCGAAATCACCACCGACCGGACGACGGCGGAAGCCACCCAAACCGACAAGCGCGACGGCGACGACACGCAAAACCCCGGCAAACGTAAGCGCCTTCTCACACTGCTCGGCGTGGCAGTCGTGATCTCGGCGGCGGGCTACGGCGCGTACTGGTACACGTCGGCGCGCTTCTATCAATCCACCGACGACGCCTACGTTAGCGGCAACCTCGTGCAACTGACGCCGCAAGTGAGCGGCACCGTCATCGCGGTCAACGCCGACGACACGCAGGTCGTGAAGCAGGGCGACCCGGTCGTGATGCTCGACAACGCCGACGCCAAAGTCGCGCTCTCGAACGCCGAAGCCACACTCGGCCAGACGGTGCGCCAGGTGAGCGGCCTCTACGTGAACAACGATTTCTACGCGGCGACCGTAGCGCAGCGCGAGGCCGACCTGTCACGCGCCAACGACGACCTCAAGCGCCGTCAGGCCGTCGCGGATACCGGCGCGGTGTCGGGCGAAGACATTGCCCATGCGCGTGAAACGGTGAACGCCGCGCAGGCCGCACTCGACGCCGCGCGCCAGCAGGCCGAAGCCAATCACGCGCTCACCGACCGCACCACGATCGAACAGCATCCGAATGTGCAGGCCGCGGCGTCGAAGGTGCGCGACGCTTACCTGAACTACGCGCGCAATACGTTGCCGGCCCCCGTCACCGGTTACGTCGCGCGCCGCTCGGTGCAGGTCGGCCAGCGCGTGGGGCCCGGCACGCCGCTGATGGCGATCGTGCCGCTGAACGGCGTGTGGGTCGACGCCAACTTCAAGGAAGTGCAACTGAAGCACATGCGCATCGGCCAGCCGGTCGAACTGACGGCGGACGCGTACGGTTCGAAGGTCAAATACCACGGCCGGGTGGTGGGCTTCTCGGCCGGCACGGGCGCGGCATTCGCCGTGCTGCCCGCGCAGAACGCAACCGGCAACTGGATCAAGGTCGTGCAACGTCTGCCGGCGCGCATCCAGTTGGACCAGGGCGAACTGAACGCGCATCCGCTGCGGATCGGCCTCTCCATGGACGTGGAAGTCGACACGCACGACGAAACCGGCACGCAACTCGCCGCCGCCGTCAACACGTCGTATCGCACGGATGTCTTCGCCCAGTACGGCGCGCAGGCCGACGCGGAGATTGCCAGCATCATCGCGCAGAACATGCCGGTAAATCGCACCGTTGCGGCAACCACCGCTGCGGGCGGCAAGACGAAACGCAGCGCTGGTTGA
- a CDS encoding GlxA family transcriptional regulator: MKVAIVIFDGAQALDVAGPLDVFAEANTILSKEQRYEVSLVGPRAGTLTCSNGMQLAVPLGYADTDTQWDLLLVAGGPQLPDAQPSAEFLTWLQHQARSATRFGSVCNGAFVLAHAGLLDGKEVTTHWADAGRLAHEFPRASVQPDKIFVRDGRLFTSAGVTAGIDLCLSLVAEDWGHEVAVRVAKRLVVYIQREGGQSQYSPYVGAGRDEDPIIGKVYRYVTEHLTDALSIEQLAGAVAVSRRTFSRVFAKYARVTPSAFVEQVRVDSARKLLEDSDAPLKTVAFNCGFRSATHMRTTFARRLDVTPKQYRQRFRGDTGTQARTHSAAGKHVAFQGLSAL, translated from the coding sequence ATGAAAGTCGCCATTGTTATATTCGACGGTGCGCAGGCTCTCGACGTTGCGGGCCCTCTGGATGTGTTCGCGGAAGCGAACACGATCCTGTCCAAAGAACAGCGGTATGAGGTGTCCCTGGTGGGGCCGCGCGCCGGCACGCTGACCTGTTCGAACGGCATGCAGCTTGCCGTGCCGCTCGGCTATGCGGACACCGACACGCAATGGGATCTGCTGCTGGTCGCGGGCGGCCCGCAATTGCCCGACGCTCAACCGTCCGCCGAGTTTCTGACGTGGCTGCAACATCAGGCGCGCAGCGCGACTCGCTTCGGCTCGGTGTGCAACGGCGCCTTCGTGTTGGCCCACGCGGGACTGCTCGACGGCAAGGAGGTGACGACGCATTGGGCGGACGCGGGACGCTTGGCTCACGAATTCCCGCGAGCCTCTGTGCAGCCCGACAAGATTTTCGTTCGTGACGGGCGCTTGTTTACGTCGGCGGGCGTGACGGCCGGCATCGATCTGTGTTTGTCATTGGTCGCCGAAGACTGGGGGCACGAGGTGGCGGTGCGTGTCGCCAAACGTCTGGTGGTTTATATCCAGCGGGAAGGCGGTCAGTCGCAATACAGCCCGTATGTCGGCGCGGGCAGGGACGAAGATCCGATTATCGGCAAGGTCTATCGCTACGTGACGGAGCATCTCACCGACGCCCTGTCGATCGAACAGCTCGCGGGCGCGGTGGCCGTGAGCCGGCGGACTTTCTCGCGTGTGTTCGCGAAATATGCCAGGGTGACGCCGTCCGCATTCGTCGAGCAGGTTCGTGTGGACAGCGCGAGAAAGTTGCTCGAAGACTCCGACGCGCCGCTGAAGACCGTGGCGTTTAACTGTGGTTTCCGCAGTGCCACGCATATGCGCACAACCTTTGCCCGACGGTTGGACGTCACGCCGAAACAATACCGGCAGCGATTTCGCGGCGACACAGGCACGCAAGCACGAACACATAGCGCAGCCGGCAAGCATGTCGCTTTTCAGGGGCTCTCCGCGCTGTGA
- a CDS encoding efflux transporter outer membrane subunit, whose translation MYMQLNRKNVMSAAKLGLTAIFAAVLSACANYAGIHSDQQMAQPQSFATQQSLPAEAGHWPAAGWADQFGDAQLKVLLAEALKGSPTLEQARARIAAASAYTETAKANTLPQVGASYSYTRQQYSSTALVPPPYAGSWQSENQGLLSASYDLDLWGKNREALKASMSQLQASEADGEVVRLTLDASIARSYNQLARLYVLRDIAADEVGQREQIDRITAGRIATGLDTEVERKTAQANLATSRAALSSIDGNIVTTRYQLAALLGAGPDRGLAIARPTLGIGDAVQLPDNLPADLVSRRPDLTAARWRVDAITHEVKVAKAEFYPDINLSAATGLDAFGFGRLLTAASRTESAGAAIHLPIFDGGALRAQLKGRYADFDYAVGVYNQTLVTALSEVATQLAQVRSTDAQLVDAQAAQDAARSADRLAITQYKAGLTNQLTVLSADVNALAADQAVANLKMNRRDQQIALAVALGGGYTDTSESSRNGTTSVAQTNPVATH comes from the coding sequence ATGTACATGCAATTAAATAGGAAAAATGTGATGTCGGCGGCGAAGCTCGGCCTGACGGCGATCTTTGCGGCGGTGCTGTCGGCGTGTGCGAACTACGCCGGCATTCACAGCGACCAGCAAATGGCCCAGCCACAAAGTTTCGCGACGCAGCAAAGCCTGCCGGCCGAAGCCGGGCACTGGCCCGCTGCCGGCTGGGCCGACCAGTTCGGCGATGCGCAACTGAAGGTGTTGCTCGCCGAAGCGCTGAAGGGCAGTCCGACGCTCGAACAGGCGCGCGCCCGGATTGCCGCCGCCTCGGCTTACACGGAGACGGCGAAGGCGAACACGCTGCCGCAGGTCGGCGCAAGCTACTCGTACACGCGTCAGCAGTATTCGTCGACGGCGCTCGTTCCGCCGCCGTACGCCGGTTCGTGGCAGTCGGAGAACCAGGGGCTGCTGAGCGCTTCGTACGATCTCGATCTGTGGGGCAAGAATCGCGAAGCGCTGAAGGCGTCGATGTCGCAACTGCAGGCTAGCGAGGCCGACGGCGAAGTCGTCAGGCTCACGCTCGATGCGTCGATCGCCCGTTCGTACAACCAGTTGGCGCGTCTTTATGTGCTGCGCGACATCGCGGCGGACGAAGTCGGCCAGCGCGAACAGATCGACCGCATCACCGCCGGCCGTATCGCGACGGGTCTCGATACCGAGGTGGAACGCAAAACCGCGCAGGCGAATCTGGCGACGAGTCGTGCGGCGTTGTCCTCGATCGACGGCAACATCGTCACCACGCGCTATCAACTGGCGGCGCTACTCGGCGCCGGTCCGGACCGTGGTCTCGCGATCGCGCGTCCGACGCTCGGCATCGGCGATGCAGTGCAACTGCCGGACAACTTGCCGGCCGATCTCGTGAGCCGCCGTCCGGACCTGACCGCCGCGCGGTGGCGCGTCGATGCGATCACGCACGAAGTCAAAGTCGCGAAGGCCGAGTTTTATCCGGACATCAACCTGAGCGCCGCGACCGGCCTCGACGCGTTCGGCTTCGGCCGTCTGCTGACGGCGGCGAGCCGCACGGAGTCGGCGGGCGCCGCGATCCATCTGCCGATCTTCGACGGCGGCGCGTTACGTGCGCAGTTGAAGGGCCGCTACGCCGACTTCGACTATGCCGTCGGCGTCTACAACCAAACGCTGGTCACGGCGCTCTCCGAGGTCGCCACGCAACTCGCGCAGGTGCGCTCGACCGACGCGCAACTCGTCGACGCCCAAGCCGCGCAAGACGCCGCGCGCAGCGCCGACCGGCTCGCGATCACGCAATACAAGGCTGGTCTCACGAATCAACTGACGGTGCTCAGCGCGGACGTGAACGCGCTAGCCGCCGATCAGGCCGTCGCCAATCTGAAGATGAACCGCCGCGATCAGCAGATCGCGCTCGCCGTGGCGCTGGGTGGCGGTTACACCGATACGAGCGAGAGCAGCCGGAACGGCACGACATCCGTTGCACAAACCAACCCCGTCGCTACCCATTGA
- a CDS encoding ArsR/SmtB family transcription factor: MSKIDENLIHKALANPFRREVLRWLKTPDQHFSRGCIDLGHGVPVNAIQARSGLSQSNVSVHVAALVDAELLVATRVGQWVFLTRNEAVIHAFAAQISLHL, encoded by the coding sequence ATGTCCAAGATCGACGAAAACCTGATTCACAAAGCGCTCGCCAATCCGTTCCGACGCGAGGTGTTGCGTTGGTTGAAAACGCCAGACCAACATTTCTCGCGAGGCTGCATCGACCTGGGTCACGGTGTGCCGGTCAATGCGATCCAGGCGCGCAGCGGACTGTCGCAATCGAACGTATCGGTCCACGTCGCGGCATTGGTCGACGCGGAGCTGCTGGTCGCAACCCGCGTCGGTCAGTGGGTGTTTTTGACGCGCAACGAAGCCGTGATTCACGCCTTCGCGGCACAGATCAGTTTGCATCTGTAG
- a CDS encoding class I SAM-dependent methyltransferase: MNSRVSQPQADVWSDWLLHTRYADDPGQEQVLRAKLEQYASRVLDGACLTSGMTLADIGAGDGLIGFSAIDRIGPSLRVLLTDISAPLLRHTEAVAEQRNVRDQCAFIQCSAELLDGIENGSVDAATTRAVLAYVSDKPAALQECYRILKPGGRLSIAEPIMRDDAIEASSLRQWVEGLPDTAGDNFLHLLHRWKSAQFPDTEAKIAASPIANYGERDLVRFVLDAGFVDVHMEFHIDVRPTAVTSWEVLLGSSPHPWAPRLGDILATQFTADERHFFEQILRPQIEGRQLVTAERTAYLTALKPPG; encoded by the coding sequence ATGAATAGTCGTGTGTCGCAGCCTCAAGCCGATGTGTGGTCCGATTGGCTGCTGCATACTCGCTATGCCGACGATCCGGGCCAGGAGCAAGTCCTCCGCGCCAAACTCGAACAGTATGCAAGCCGCGTTCTGGATGGCGCGTGTCTGACTTCTGGCATGACACTCGCGGACATCGGTGCCGGTGACGGACTGATTGGCTTTAGCGCTATCGACCGTATAGGTCCGTCGCTGCGAGTGCTTCTGACCGATATCTCCGCTCCCCTGCTTCGTCACACGGAAGCCGTCGCGGAACAACGCAACGTTCGGGATCAGTGTGCCTTCATTCAATGCTCGGCTGAATTGCTCGATGGCATCGAAAACGGCTCCGTCGACGCAGCGACGACTCGCGCGGTTCTTGCCTATGTCTCCGACAAGCCGGCCGCCTTGCAGGAGTGTTATCGAATCCTGAAACCCGGTGGCCGTCTATCGATCGCCGAACCGATCATGCGCGACGATGCGATCGAGGCAAGCTCTCTACGGCAATGGGTCGAGGGACTGCCCGACACGGCGGGGGACAATTTCCTCCACCTGCTTCATCGCTGGAAATCCGCTCAGTTTCCCGACACCGAAGCAAAGATAGCGGCGAGTCCCATAGCAAACTACGGCGAACGCGATCTGGTCCGCTTCGTGTTGGACGCAGGGTTCGTGGACGTGCACATGGAGTTCCATATCGATGTGCGCCCTACTGCGGTGACCTCATGGGAAGTGCTGCTTGGCAGCTCGCCTCACCCGTGGGCTCCGCGGCTCGGCGATATTCTCGCGACTCAGTTCACGGCGGACGAACGACATTTCTTCGAACAGATTCTTCGTCCACAAATTGAAGGTCGTCAATTGGTGACTGCCGAGCGCACCGCTTACCTTACCGCGCTAAAACCGCCTGGCTGA
- a CDS encoding alkaline phosphatase family protein yields the protein MTIRKSMRAQGAIGAAAILLAALHAQSAVASDERDSHHDHEAVKHVLLISFDGLHEQDVARCIGSNTCPNLALLASSGTTYSNAHTPGLSDSFPGLAALVTGGSPKSAGLFYDVSYDRTLYAPSDTHCTGKQGWNVVFDETTGIDAVNGGALTHLNGGGTFNPQAIPHALVNGVCQPVYPHNYLKTNTVFEVIKQNVKGGRTAWADKHAWGYDWLNGPSGTGVDDLSRTEINSIDPATNTNYTDLYTHTEQFDNLHVQSVIDEIDGKDSTGQSSVAVPTVFGTNFQTLSVAEKATVATGGGYLDASFTPGPQVANAITYLDSSLGRIVSELKQRNLYSSTAIIVTAKHGQSPTDHSKLVKNGDTLTKLLEANNYLDPNGNFGQANTKSGNLNDGTGLVDTGFVQTDDVGLIWLRDQRQLSAVVRTLKDNLTCNAPGICADGPQAYVLYGPQLAGRFGDPARGRTPDIVIQPNPGVIYTSSQAKDEEHGGNAPDDSHLGLVVYMPHAHHAGQTVNEPVLTTQVAPTILRMLDLNPDLLHSVAIEGTRPLPGFGREHF from the coding sequence ATGACGATCAGGAAATCGATGCGGGCACAGGGCGCGATTGGCGCCGCTGCGATCCTGCTTGCGGCACTGCACGCGCAGAGTGCTGTGGCGAGCGACGAACGCGACAGTCACCACGACCACGAGGCAGTGAAGCATGTGCTGCTGATAAGTTTCGACGGCCTGCACGAGCAGGACGTCGCTCGCTGCATCGGATCGAACACGTGCCCCAATCTCGCGCTACTGGCGAGTTCCGGAACGACGTACAGCAACGCCCATACACCGGGCCTATCGGATTCGTTTCCGGGTCTGGCCGCGCTGGTGACCGGTGGCTCGCCGAAGTCGGCGGGTCTGTTCTACGACGTGTCGTATGACCGCACGCTATACGCACCGTCCGATACGCATTGCACGGGCAAGCAAGGCTGGAATGTCGTATTCGACGAGACCACGGGCATCGACGCGGTGAACGGCGGCGCCTTGACGCATCTCAACGGCGGCGGCACATTCAATCCGCAGGCCATCCCGCACGCATTGGTCAACGGCGTTTGCCAACCGGTTTATCCGCACAACTACCTGAAGACCAACACGGTTTTCGAAGTGATCAAACAGAACGTGAAGGGCGGCCGCACCGCCTGGGCCGATAAGCATGCGTGGGGCTACGACTGGTTGAACGGGCCGTCGGGCACCGGCGTCGACGATCTCTCGCGCACGGAGATCAATTCGATCGATCCGGCGACCAACACGAACTACACCGACCTCTACACGCACACTGAGCAGTTCGACAATCTCCACGTGCAGTCGGTGATCGACGAGATCGACGGCAAGGACTCGACCGGCCAATCCAGCGTGGCCGTCCCTACTGTTTTCGGCACCAACTTCCAGACACTGAGCGTGGCGGAAAAGGCGACCGTTGCGACCGGCGGCGGCTATCTGGACGCGAGCTTTACGCCGGGTCCGCAGGTTGCGAATGCGATTACCTATCTGGACAGTTCGTTGGGCCGCATCGTGTCCGAACTCAAACAGCGCAATCTTTATTCATCGACCGCGATCATCGTGACGGCGAAGCACGGGCAGTCGCCGACGGATCATTCGAAGCTGGTGAAGAACGGCGACACGCTCACGAAGCTGCTCGAAGCGAATAATTATCTGGATCCCAACGGCAACTTCGGTCAAGCGAATACGAAGAGCGGCAACCTCAATGACGGAACGGGTCTTGTCGACACCGGCTTTGTGCAGACCGACGACGTCGGCTTGATCTGGTTGCGCGATCAGCGTCAGCTATCGGCGGTCGTGAGGACGCTCAAGGACAACCTGACCTGCAACGCGCCCGGCATCTGCGCGGACGGCCCGCAAGCCTATGTCCTGTACGGTCCGCAGTTGGCAGGCAGGTTCGGCGATCCGGCGCGCGGACGTACGCCTGACATCGTGATACAGCCGAATCCGGGCGTGATCTATACATCGAGTCAGGCCAAGGACGAGGAACACGGCGGCAACGCACCCGACGACAGCCATCTCGGTCTCGTGGTCTACATGCCGCACGCCCATCACGCCGGGCAAACCGTCAACGAGCCGGTACTGACGACGCAGGTCGCGCCCACGATCCTGCGGATGCTGGATCTGAATCCCGATCTGCTGCACTCGGTGGCGATCGAAGGAACGCGCCCGCTCCCCGGTTTCGGTCGCGAACACTTCTAG
- a CDS encoding MarR family winged helix-turn-helix transcriptional regulator yields the protein MGHYSKDSFSPDQSVGFAINKARNILIAEMDAALKDLDINSQQMGVVLAMHRGMATTPFELAKLLAIDTGLMTRMLDKLEGKGLLARSRSVEDRRVVNLSLTDEGEEVANRIPEVAPVVLNNRLKHFTKAEFKELQRLLFKFVAD from the coding sequence ATGGGACACTACTCGAAGGACAGCTTTTCACCAGACCAAAGCGTCGGCTTCGCGATCAACAAGGCGCGCAACATTCTGATCGCAGAAATGGACGCGGCGTTGAAAGACCTCGATATCAACAGCCAGCAAATGGGTGTTGTGCTTGCCATGCACCGCGGCATGGCCACCACGCCGTTCGAGCTGGCCAAGCTGCTGGCCATCGACACCGGCCTGATGACGCGCATGCTCGACAAGCTCGAAGGCAAAGGGCTGCTGGCGCGCTCGCGCAGTGTCGAGGATCGTCGGGTGGTCAATCTGAGCCTCACGGACGAAGGCGAGGAAGTGGCGAATCGCATTCCCGAGGTTGCACCGGTCGTGCTCAACAATCGCTTGAAGCACTTTACGAAAGCCGAGTTCAAGGAACTGCAGCGCCTGCTGTTCAAGTTCGTTGCGGATTGA
- a CDS encoding DHA2 family efflux MFS transporter permease subunit: MNASTNSAPLPPLTGGKLVLATIAVALATFMNVLDSSIANVAVPTIAGNMGVSVDEGTWVITLFAAANAIAIPLTGWLTQRVGQIRLFVWAILLFVLSSWLCGIAPNLPTLLAARIVQGAVAGPLIPLSQAILLGSYPKERSSTALALWAMTATVGPIAGPALGGWITDSYSWSWIFYINIPVGIFAAGVTWFIYRTRETPTKRLPIDKVGLLSLIGWVGSLQIMLDKGKDLDWFNSPVIIALTVFAVISFVFFLIWEFTEKNPIIDIRLFAGRNFLGGTVAISIAYAVFFSNLVILPQWMQGFLDYRSVDAGLATAPLGIFAVLLAPVMAKIMPKSDARVLATLAFVGFAAVFFMRSHYTTGVDTWTLVLPTLLQGIPTALFFVPLTAIILSGLAPNKIPAAAGLSNFVRVFAGAVGTSLVSTGWNNRTILHHAQLAEQTSVNNPVFTQGLDALQATLGGSSDQAMAYFEHSLNAQAAMLGLNDIFWLSGVIFIAIVPLIWVTKPSKDASAAAAGAGGH; encoded by the coding sequence ATGAATGCTTCGACGAATTCCGCACCGCTTCCGCCGCTCACCGGCGGCAAGCTGGTCCTTGCAACAATCGCCGTGGCGCTGGCCACTTTCATGAACGTGCTGGACTCGTCGATTGCGAACGTGGCGGTGCCCACGATCGCCGGCAACATGGGCGTCTCAGTGGATGAGGGCACGTGGGTCATCACCTTGTTTGCCGCGGCGAATGCGATCGCGATTCCGCTGACGGGCTGGCTCACGCAGCGGGTTGGCCAGATCAGGCTGTTCGTGTGGGCGATTCTGCTGTTCGTGCTGTCGTCGTGGCTGTGCGGCATCGCGCCGAATCTGCCCACGCTGCTCGCCGCGCGGATCGTGCAGGGCGCGGTGGCCGGTCCGCTGATTCCGCTGTCGCAAGCCATTCTGCTCGGCTCGTATCCGAAGGAACGCAGCTCGACCGCGTTGGCGCTGTGGGCGATGACCGCAACCGTCGGTCCGATTGCCGGTCCGGCGCTCGGCGGCTGGATCACCGACAGTTACTCCTGGTCGTGGATTTTTTATATCAACATTCCGGTCGGTATCTTCGCGGCGGGGGTGACGTGGTTCATCTACCGCACCCGTGAAACGCCGACCAAGCGTCTGCCGATCGACAAGGTCGGTCTGCTGTCGCTCATCGGCTGGGTCGGTTCGTTGCAGATCATGCTCGACAAAGGCAAGGACCTCGACTGGTTCAATTCGCCGGTAATCATCGCGCTGACGGTGTTCGCGGTGATCAGCTTCGTGTTCTTCCTCATCTGGGAATTCACCGAAAAGAATCCGATCATCGACATCCGCCTGTTCGCGGGGCGCAACTTCCTCGGCGGTACCGTGGCGATTTCCATCGCCTATGCAGTGTTTTTCTCGAACCTCGTGATCCTGCCGCAGTGGATGCAGGGCTTCCTCGACTATCGCTCGGTGGATGCGGGTCTTGCCACCGCGCCGCTCGGCATCTTCGCAGTGCTGCTCGCGCCTGTGATGGCGAAGATCATGCCGAAGTCCGATGCCCGCGTGCTGGCCACGCTTGCATTTGTTGGCTTTGCCGCGGTGTTCTTCATGCGCTCGCACTACACGACCGGCGTGGATACGTGGACGCTCGTTTTGCCCACGCTATTGCAGGGGATTCCCACCGCGCTGTTCTTCGTGCCGCTCACCGCGATCATTCTGTCGGGTCTCGCACCGAACAAGATACCGGCTGCGGCCGGCCTGTCGAACTTCGTGCGGGTGTTTGCCGGCGCGGTGGGTACGTCGCTCGTGAGCACGGGCTGGAATAACCGGACGATCCTGCATCACGCGCAACTCGCCGAGCAGACCAGCGTGAATAACCCGGTGTTTACGCAGGGGCTCGATGCGTTGCAGGCTACGCTGGGGGGCAGTTCGGATCAGGCGATGGCGTATTTCGAACACTCGTTGAACGCCCAGGCCGCGATGCTCGGATTGAACGATATCTTCTGGCTCTCCGGCGTGATCTTCATTGCGATCGTGCCGTTGATCTGGGTGACGAAACCCTCGAAAGACGCCTCAGCGGCGGCGGCCGGTGCGGGTGGGCACTGA
- the mug gene encoding G/U mismatch-specific DNA glycosylase, translating into MSDVALLPVLPDLLEPGLSLIFCGINPGMRAASTGHHFEGRSNRFWRVLHLAGFTPEQIRPEDDHTLLRYRYGLTTVVPRATARAAELSRSEIELAGEAFQRKIEQYAPRYVAFLGKMAFSAISGASNLEWGRQATPFGGAHAWVLPNPSGLNRGFSLDALVAAYREARIAVASTP; encoded by the coding sequence GTGAGCGACGTAGCCCTTCTTCCCGTCCTTCCCGATCTGCTCGAACCGGGCCTGTCGCTGATATTTTGCGGAATCAACCCGGGCATGCGTGCGGCGTCGACCGGTCATCACTTCGAGGGTAGGAGCAACCGGTTCTGGCGCGTGCTGCATCTGGCCGGCTTCACGCCCGAACAGATTCGTCCCGAAGACGACCACACGTTGCTCCGCTACAGATACGGTCTCACCACCGTGGTCCCGAGGGCGACCGCGCGTGCCGCCGAGTTGTCGCGCTCGGAGATCGAACTGGCAGGTGAGGCTTTTCAGCGGAAGATCGAACAGTACGCGCCACGCTACGTCGCTTTCCTTGGGAAGATGGCGTTCTCGGCCATCTCAGGCGCGTCGAATCTTGAGTGGGGACGGCAAGCCACGCCATTCGGCGGCGCGCACGCCTGGGTCTTGCCCAATCCCAGTGGACTGAACCGAGGCTTCAGCCTCGATGCGCTGGTCGCCGCTTATCGCGAAGCGCGGATTGCGGTAGCGTCCACGCCCTGA
- a CDS encoding LysR family transcriptional regulator, whose amino-acid sequence MDKLREMEVFVAIVDQGSFTGACDKLGLSAPAVSRAVNSLEARLGTPLLARTTRSVRPTDAGLTYLEACRKVLDVITDAEATVAADSANPVGTLTLSAPVLFGQRYVAPLVNAFLLRYPDVSVNAVYNDRTTRLLEEGVDIAIRIGHLGDSSTFAMPLGFVRRRTYAAPAYLAAHGEPLHPKDLVQHHCVSFTGVSAPLEWVFNENGTRLPVRLQPRMIVDLGPAAILAAVDGVGIIQLLSYQAAPEVENGKLQPILTAFEPESTPVNLLHVERRSTSGKIRAFVEFATETLRNNAHLQGVDATAIRASR is encoded by the coding sequence ATGGACAAATTGCGTGAGATGGAAGTTTTCGTCGCTATCGTCGACCAGGGCAGCTTTACCGGCGCGTGCGACAAACTCGGCCTGTCGGCGCCAGCGGTCTCGCGGGCGGTCAATTCGCTGGAGGCGCGGCTCGGCACGCCCCTGCTGGCGCGGACCACGCGCTCGGTTCGTCCGACGGACGCCGGCCTGACCTACCTCGAAGCCTGTAGAAAAGTGCTGGACGTCATCACGGATGCGGAAGCCACCGTTGCAGCCGACTCAGCCAACCCCGTGGGCACGCTGACCCTCTCCGCGCCGGTGCTGTTCGGGCAGCGGTATGTCGCGCCGCTGGTCAACGCGTTTCTGCTGCGCTATCCGGATGTCAGCGTCAATGCGGTGTACAACGATCGAACCACGCGGCTTCTGGAGGAAGGGGTGGATATCGCGATCCGCATCGGGCATCTCGGCGACTCGTCGACATTCGCCATGCCGTTGGGTTTCGTGCGGCGTCGGACGTACGCGGCGCCCGCTTATCTGGCCGCGCATGGCGAACCGCTTCACCCCAAGGATCTCGTCCAGCACCACTGCGTCTCTTTCACCGGCGTCTCGGCGCCGCTCGAATGGGTCTTCAACGAAAACGGCACGAGGCTGCCGGTCCGACTTCAGCCGCGGATGATCGTGGATCTCGGGCCCGCCGCCATTCTCGCGGCCGTGGACGGCGTGGGGATTATCCAGTTGCTGTCGTATCAGGCGGCGCCTGAAGTGGAGAATGGCAAGCTTCAGCCGATCCTCACCGCATTCGAACCCGAGTCGACGCCGGTGAATCTGCTGCATGTGGAGCGGCGAAGCACCAGCGGCAAGATCCGCGCGTTCGTGGAATTCGCGACCGAGACGTTGCGCAACAACGCGCATCTTCAGGGCGTGGACGCTACCGCAATCCGCGCTTCGCGATAA